In one window of Frigoriglobus tundricola DNA:
- a CDS encoding efflux RND transporter periplasmic adaptor subunit: MRKYLLLAAVVILAGSGGAYLVFGRSSGSGVTFRTEPATRGELLATVGGTGTLEPEEVIDIGTQVAGLIKEFGQGTDNKPIDYGSPVARGTVLARIDDSLYAARAEQSRALLRSAQQKVVQAKAKVDEAVANTNKARADLKQAQARANQTARDWKRSQALQAAGTIAEAEFDLSQSTYEINNAAVVVSEAAIVQAVASEADVRAAVGDAEAAVATAQAVLRQDEINLGYCVIKSDVAGTIIDRRVTIGQTVQSSFNTPSLFLIAKDLKRMKVWASVNESDIGQIRVGQPVTFSVDAYPNKIYKGSVARIRLNATNAQNVVVYTVEVTTDNPSGELLPYMTANLKFEVNRHADVLLVPNAALRYRPAANLISNGAALTDPGNATGGIVYVADGTKLRAVPVVVGLTDGTMTEIVRGDLAADAAVVVGEARGGGTPNSAENPFAPKMGGSKKQ, from the coding sequence ATGCGCAAGTATCTGCTCCTCGCCGCCGTTGTGATCCTTGCCGGTAGCGGAGGCGCGTACCTGGTTTTCGGCAGATCCTCCGGGTCGGGGGTGACGTTTCGGACCGAACCCGCGACGCGCGGCGAACTGCTCGCGACGGTGGGCGGGACCGGCACGCTCGAACCCGAAGAGGTGATCGATATCGGGACACAGGTGGCGGGGTTGATCAAAGAATTCGGTCAGGGCACCGACAACAAGCCGATCGACTACGGTTCGCCCGTCGCGCGCGGCACGGTCCTCGCCCGCATCGACGATTCCCTCTACGCGGCCAGAGCGGAGCAGAGCCGCGCCTTGCTCCGCTCCGCGCAACAGAAGGTGGTCCAGGCGAAGGCGAAAGTGGACGAGGCCGTCGCGAACACGAACAAGGCGCGGGCCGACTTGAAACAGGCACAGGCCCGGGCCAACCAAACCGCCCGCGACTGGAAGCGCTCGCAAGCGCTCCAGGCCGCCGGGACGATCGCCGAAGCCGAGTTCGACCTCAGCCAAAGTACCTACGAGATCAACAACGCGGCGGTCGTCGTCTCCGAAGCCGCCATCGTGCAGGCGGTGGCGTCCGAAGCCGACGTCCGCGCGGCCGTCGGGGACGCCGAAGCCGCCGTCGCCACGGCCCAGGCGGTGCTCCGCCAGGACGAGATCAATCTCGGGTATTGCGTCATCAAGTCCGATGTCGCGGGGACGATCATCGACCGCCGGGTCACCATCGGTCAGACCGTGCAGTCCTCGTTCAACACGCCGAGCCTGTTCCTCATCGCCAAGGATCTGAAGCGGATGAAGGTGTGGGCCTCGGTCAACGAGTCCGACATCGGGCAGATCCGCGTCGGGCAGCCGGTCACGTTCTCGGTCGATGCGTACCCGAACAAGATTTACAAGGGCTCCGTCGCACGCATTCGCTTGAACGCGACCAACGCGCAGAACGTGGTCGTGTACACCGTCGAAGTGACCACCGATAACCCCAGCGGCGAACTCTTGCCCTACATGACGGCGAACCTCAAGTTCGAAGTCAACCGCCACGCGGACGTGCTGCTGGTGCCCAATGCCGCGCTGCGGTACCGGCCGGCGGCGAATCTCATCTCGAACGGCGCCGCACTGACGGACCCGGGCAACGCGACCGGCGGCATTGTCTACGTCGCGGACGGAACCAAACTGCGGGCGGTTCCGGTCGTGGTCGGGTTAACGGACGGCACAATGACCGAGATCGTGAGGGGGGATTTGGCAGCCGACGCCGCGGTGGTCGTGGGCGAGGCCCGGGGCGGCGGAACCCCGAATTCCGCCGAGAACCCGTTCGCGCCGAAAATGGGCGGCAGCAAGAAGCAGTAA
- a CDS encoding ABC transporter ATP-binding protein: MELISVENVWKTYRVGGEDLPVLKGVSLNVRRGELVALTGSSGCGKSTLMNTLGCLDRPSAGKYWLDGIEASGLTPEARAVVRGQKIGFVFQNFSLLARTSALDNVLMPLTYAFPRVDPAESRTRAVALLKRVGLGERMGHTTSQLSGGQQQRVAIARALINNPPLLLADEPTGNLDSKTSVEILEMFKRLNTEEGLTVLLVTHDPSVAATAARMILMKDGLIESGAFAPPLKASA; encoded by the coding sequence GTGGAACTCATCTCCGTCGAAAATGTGTGGAAGACGTACCGCGTCGGCGGGGAAGACCTGCCCGTGCTCAAGGGTGTGTCCCTGAACGTCCGGCGCGGCGAACTGGTGGCCCTCACCGGCTCCTCCGGGTGTGGCAAATCCACACTCATGAACACCCTCGGGTGCCTCGACCGCCCGTCGGCCGGCAAGTACTGGCTCGACGGCATCGAGGCTTCCGGCCTGACGCCCGAAGCGCGGGCCGTCGTGCGCGGTCAGAAGATCGGCTTCGTGTTCCAGAACTTCAGCCTGCTGGCCCGTACGAGCGCACTAGATAACGTTTTGATGCCGCTCACCTACGCGTTCCCGCGGGTCGATCCGGCCGAAAGCCGAACGCGCGCCGTCGCACTGCTGAAGCGCGTCGGGTTGGGCGAGCGGATGGGGCACACCACGTCGCAACTGTCCGGCGGTCAGCAGCAACGGGTCGCCATCGCTCGCGCGCTGATCAACAACCCGCCCCTCCTCCTCGCGGACGAACCGACGGGTAACCTCGACTCGAAGACCAGCGTCGAGATTCTGGAGATGTTCAAGCGACTCAACACCGAAGAGGGGCTGACGGTACTGCTCGTCACGCACGACCCGTCGGTGGCGGCGACCGCGGCCCGCATGATCCTCATGAAGGACGGGTTGATCGAATCCGGGGCGTTCGCCCCTCCACTCAAGGCGTCCGCATGA
- a CDS encoding ABC transporter permease — protein sequence MNFFPPTFVVAIHALRRNLVRSSLTTLGIVIGVGAVIAMVEIGQGSKSAVADSIQSLGANNLLVMPGQASSGGVSFGGGSTPTLTPGDADAIIREVQSAVAVAPVVRTRTQIIAGGKNWVPLYIYGTTSAFLTVRDWGVSDGRAFTPQEEGSMAGVCVVGRTIARELFGTSSPIGQTLRLNNTPLQIIGVLEAKGANTFGADQDDIVLAPWRTIKFKVSGQSAQTANQSVASAAGSTGNSQTRFPSQQPSPYPVQSATQAADFPAPPLPTFVDQILVRIGDERDIPAAIKQITVLLRERHRVQAGQPDDFNIRDTAELSSAALATSQLMSGLLLAVALISLVVGGVGIMNIMLVSVTERTKEIGLRMAVGARPKDILWQFLVEAVVLCLAGGALGILFGWFGSWLVRTLLHWRTEPSVPAVVASVGVSALVGVAFGFYPAWKASRLDPIDALRYE from the coding sequence ATGAACTTCTTCCCACCGACGTTCGTCGTGGCCATCCATGCCCTGCGCCGCAACCTCGTCCGGTCCTCACTGACCACACTGGGCATCGTCATCGGGGTCGGTGCCGTCATTGCGATGGTCGAAATCGGGCAAGGCTCGAAGAGCGCGGTCGCGGACAGCATTCAGAGTCTCGGCGCGAATAATCTTCTGGTGATGCCGGGTCAGGCGTCGAGCGGCGGCGTGAGTTTCGGTGGCGGCTCGACCCCGACGCTCACGCCGGGCGACGCGGACGCGATCATTCGGGAGGTGCAAAGCGCGGTGGCCGTCGCACCGGTCGTGCGGACGCGAACGCAGATCATTGCGGGCGGGAAGAACTGGGTGCCGCTGTACATCTACGGGACCACGTCCGCGTTCCTGACGGTCCGCGACTGGGGCGTTTCGGACGGCCGCGCCTTCACGCCCCAAGAAGAGGGCAGCATGGCGGGCGTGTGCGTCGTCGGGAGGACGATCGCTCGCGAACTGTTCGGCACGAGTTCACCGATTGGCCAAACGCTCAGGCTCAACAACACGCCGCTGCAAATCATCGGCGTACTCGAAGCAAAAGGCGCGAACACCTTCGGCGCCGATCAGGACGACATCGTGCTCGCCCCGTGGCGCACGATCAAGTTCAAGGTGTCGGGGCAGTCCGCGCAGACCGCGAACCAGAGCGTCGCGAGTGCCGCCGGTTCAACGGGGAACTCGCAAACTCGGTTCCCCAGCCAGCAGCCCAGCCCGTACCCGGTGCAGTCCGCGACCCAGGCGGCCGATTTCCCGGCCCCGCCGCTGCCGACGTTCGTGGATCAGATTCTGGTTCGCATCGGCGACGAGCGGGACATTCCAGCCGCGATCAAGCAGATCACCGTGTTGCTGCGGGAGCGGCACCGGGTTCAAGCCGGTCAGCCCGACGACTTCAACATCCGCGACACCGCGGAGCTGTCGAGCGCGGCCCTCGCCACGTCCCAACTGATGAGCGGCTTGTTGCTGGCGGTCGCACTCATTTCGCTCGTGGTTGGTGGCGTCGGGATCATGAACATCATGCTCGTGTCGGTGACCGAGCGCACCAAGGAGATCGGCTTGCGGATGGCCGTGGGCGCGCGGCCGAAGGACATCCTGTGGCAGTTCCTGGTCGAAGCGGTGGTTCTGTGCCTGGCTGGGGGCGCGCTCGGCATCCTGTTCGGTTGGTTCGGTTCCTGGCTGGTGCGCACCCTGTTGCACTGGCGCACCGAACCATCGGTGCCCGCAGTGGTCGCGTCCGTGGGCGTGTCCGCGCTCGTCGGGGTCGCGTTCGGGTTCTACCCGGCGTGGAAGGCGTCTCGCCTCGATCCCATTGACGCGCTGCGCTATGAATGA
- a CDS encoding PAS domain S-box protein encodes MGNPLRVLVVADSPAAAERTLFALRQGGLEPKWERADTADGLRGALTAGPWDAVVSDGTPSGSGLDVVRAADPDLPFVVVSGAGGEDVAVALMRAGASDCVREHDLDRLAPVVEREVREAGARRAKRAGARATAHLAAVVESSEDAIISAKAGDGVVTSWNPAAERLYGWTAAAAVGRHVSFFVPPDKTDELDGIMRRLRAGERVEYFETVRLHRDGRRIDVSLTISPVRDADGQLIGVSKIARDIRERKRAEEALRRSEERYRGLIESIPALVWVYDATGRPLLHNHRWHEYTGQSPEDVAADRWHEAVHPDDAARACAVWERCKASGEPYTCEYRLRRADGVYRWFLSQGIRSRDSGGTDQWVGICTDIDDRMGAEDALRLRDRTIQAATQGLMITDSGRPDNPLVYVSPGFERMTGYGSAEVLGRNCRMLQGKDTDPATVARLREAIRAGEPRTVELLNYRKDGTPFWNELSVSPVRDATGRLTHFVGVQVDVTARRSLEDQFRQAQKMEAVGQLAAGVAHDFNNLLTIINGYSDLLLQGLAADDPARNLVAEILKAGERSAGLTRQLLAFSRQQVLAPRVLDINAVVTDTEKMLRRLIGEDVRLTTTLAPDLWAVRADPGQVEQVLMNLAVNARDAMPRGGRLTIETRNVDLDGAYARTNPDARAGPHVLLSVMDTGVGMTPEVQAKIFEPFFTTKGPGKGTGLGLATVYGVVKQSGGHVGVYSEVGVGTAFKVYLPRAERAPGESPSHSGLRAAPRGTETVLLVEDEDGVRALTRRVLTGSGYTVIEAADGDEAVRLATVHEGPIHLLVTDVVMPGPGGRVVAERVAELHPGIRVLFVSGYTDDAVIRHGVLREGVNFLQKPFAPILLAFKVREALDAPSGNRQPRMPGPVRAPSSEKLHTVPGAGPEERAE; translated from the coding sequence ATGGGAAATCCGCTCCGTGTGCTCGTCGTTGCTGACTCACCGGCCGCCGCCGAACGAACGCTCTTCGCACTCCGGCAGGGGGGACTCGAACCGAAGTGGGAGCGGGCGGACACGGCCGACGGGCTGCGCGGGGCCCTGACCGCGGGGCCGTGGGACGCGGTGGTCTCGGACGGTACCCCCTCCGGCTCCGGCCTTGATGTCGTCCGTGCCGCCGACCCGGATCTCCCGTTCGTCGTCGTCTCGGGGGCGGGCGGTGAGGACGTTGCGGTCGCGCTGATGCGGGCCGGGGCGAGCGACTGCGTCCGCGAGCACGACCTCGACCGCCTGGCACCCGTGGTCGAGCGGGAGGTCCGGGAGGCCGGTGCCCGGCGGGCGAAGCGGGCCGGCGCGCGGGCGACCGCCCACCTGGCGGCCGTCGTCGAGTCGTCCGAGGACGCCATCATCTCGGCGAAGGCCGGCGACGGCGTCGTCACGAGCTGGAACCCGGCGGCCGAGCGGCTCTACGGGTGGACCGCGGCCGCGGCCGTCGGGCGCCACGTCTCGTTCTTTGTCCCTCCCGACAAGACCGACGAACTGGACGGGATCATGCGTCGGTTACGGGCGGGCGAGCGGGTCGAGTATTTCGAGACCGTTCGGTTGCACCGGGACGGCCGACGGATCGACGTTTCGCTCACCATCTCCCCGGTCCGGGACGCGGACGGCCAACTGATCGGCGTGTCGAAGATCGCCCGCGACATCCGGGAGCGCAAGAGGGCCGAGGAGGCGCTGCGGCGGAGCGAGGAGCGCTACCGGGGGCTGATCGAATCCATCCCCGCGCTGGTGTGGGTGTACGACGCCACCGGGCGGCCGTTGCTCCACAACCACCGGTGGCACGAGTACACCGGGCAGAGCCCCGAGGACGTTGCGGCCGACCGGTGGCACGAGGCCGTTCACCCGGACGACGCGGCCCGGGCCTGTGCCGTCTGGGAGCGCTGCAAGGCGAGCGGTGAGCCGTACACCTGCGAGTACCGGCTCCGCCGGGCCGACGGAGTGTACCGCTGGTTCCTCTCACAGGGGATCCGGTCGCGGGACTCCGGGGGGACCGACCAGTGGGTCGGGATCTGCACGGACATCGACGACCGGATGGGGGCCGAGGACGCCCTCCGGTTACGGGACCGAACCATCCAGGCGGCGACCCAGGGGCTCATGATCACGGACTCCGGCCGCCCGGACAACCCGCTCGTGTACGTCAGCCCGGGGTTCGAGCGGATGACCGGGTACGGGTCGGCGGAAGTGCTCGGCCGCAACTGCCGGATGCTCCAGGGCAAGGACACGGACCCCGCAACGGTCGCGCGGCTTCGGGAGGCGATCCGGGCGGGGGAGCCGCGCACGGTCGAACTGCTGAACTACCGGAAGGACGGAACCCCGTTCTGGAACGAACTGTCGGTCTCCCCGGTCCGCGACGCGACCGGCCGGCTGACGCACTTCGTCGGGGTTCAGGTGGACGTGACCGCCCGGCGGAGCCTGGAGGACCAGTTCCGCCAGGCGCAGAAGATGGAGGCGGTCGGGCAACTCGCGGCGGGCGTGGCACACGATTTCAACAACCTGCTCACCATCATCAACGGGTACAGCGACCTGCTCCTTCAGGGCCTCGCCGCGGACGACCCGGCCCGGAACCTGGTCGCCGAGATCCTCAAGGCCGGGGAGCGCTCGGCCGGACTGACGCGCCAGCTCCTGGCGTTCAGCCGGCAACAGGTTCTGGCCCCGCGCGTTCTCGACATCAACGCGGTGGTGACGGACACCGAGAAGATGCTCCGCCGGCTGATCGGGGAGGACGTTCGGCTCACGACCACCCTGGCCCCCGACCTGTGGGCGGTCCGCGCCGACCCCGGTCAGGTCGAGCAGGTGCTCATGAACCTCGCGGTGAACGCCCGCGACGCGATGCCCCGCGGCGGTCGGCTGACGATCGAGACCCGGAACGTCGATCTGGACGGCGCGTACGCTCGGACCAACCCGGACGCCCGCGCCGGCCCGCACGTGCTCCTGAGCGTGATGGACACCGGGGTCGGGATGACACCAGAGGTCCAGGCTAAGATCTTCGAGCCGTTCTTCACCACGAAGGGGCCGGGCAAGGGCACCGGGTTGGGGCTGGCCACCGTGTACGGCGTCGTGAAGCAGAGCGGCGGGCACGTCGGCGTGTACTCCGAAGTCGGGGTCGGGACCGCGTTCAAGGTGTACTTGCCCCGGGCGGAGCGGGCGCCCGGTGAATCGCCGAGCCACTCGGGACTTCGGGCCGCGCCGCGCGGGACGGAAACGGTTCTGCTGGTCGAAGACGAGGACGGGGTCCGCGCCCTGACCCGTCGCGTATTGACCGGGTCCGGGTACACGGTCATCGAAGCGGCCGACGGGGACGAGGCCGTCCGTCTGGCGACCGTGCACGAGGGGCCGATTCACCTGTTGGTCACCGACGTGGTGATGCCCGGTCCGGGCGGGCGAGTGGTCGCCGAACGGGTGGCGGAGTTGCACCCCGGAATACGCGTGCTGTTCGTTTCCGGGTACACAGACGATGCGGTCATCCGGCACGGTGTGCTCCGGGAGGGGGTGAACTTCCTGCAGAAGCCGTTCGCCCCGATACTCCTGGCGTTCAAGGTGCGCGAGGCGCTGGACGCGCCGAGCGGCAACCGACAGCCGCGGATGCCCGGCCCGGTCCGGGCTCCGTCATCTGAAAAGCTGCACACTGTGCCGGGCGCCGGACCCGAGGAACGTGCCGAATGA
- a CDS encoding SelL-related redox protein, protein MPGLDVGDRVADLTFLRPAGTAGRLSEFPGPLLLVFLRHLRUISCLAHLVQVRERLDEIQRAGADVLVITQSQPGAVSAASLPLPTVCDPDRAAYRYFGLDRGRWSMFLRWGVLARYLRLIFTGWRPHRGEAGEDMLQLGGDFILSADRHLLYAHRSNDPADRPSAADLVAQIRHLTRPPAGGTVREMVSSPDESAL, encoded by the coding sequence ATGCCCGGTCTCGATGTCGGCGACCGCGTGGCCGACCTGACGTTCCTCCGCCCCGCCGGCACCGCGGGCCGCCTGTCCGAGTTCCCCGGGCCGCTGTTGCTGGTATTCCTCCGCCACCTGCGCTGAATCTCCTGCCTGGCGCACCTCGTGCAGGTGCGGGAACGTCTCGACGAGATTCAACGGGCGGGTGCGGACGTGCTGGTCATAACGCAGTCACAGCCGGGGGCGGTATCCGCCGCATCGCTCCCGCTGCCGACGGTGTGTGACCCCGACCGGGCCGCTTACCGCTACTTCGGTCTGGATCGCGGGCGGTGGTCGATGTTCCTCCGGTGGGGCGTGCTCGCGCGATACCTGCGCCTCATATTCACCGGCTGGCGACCGCACCGCGGGGAGGCCGGGGAAGACATGCTCCAACTGGGCGGGGATTTCATCCTCTCGGCCGACCGGCACCTCCTGTACGCTCACCGGAGCAATGATCCGGCCGACAGGCCCTCGGCGGCTGACCTCGTCGCCCAGATCCGCCATCTGACCCGCCCGCCGGCGGGCGGCACAGTCCGAGAGATGGTCTCATCACCCGACGAAAGCGCCCTATGA
- a CDS encoding heavy metal translocating P-type ATPase produces the protein MTRPQDAAPPTALPGRFQIRIAVLAVACIAVHLVARYILADWLPTTTPAVWNAPLIVALGLGGLPLLWGLLRALARGAFGSDLLAGISIVTSVVLSEYLAGTLVVLMLSGGQALEAYAVRKASAVLAALAGRMPAVAHRKAGGAVADVALDGVAVGDALVVFPHEICPADGTVLEGHGSMNEAYLTGEPYEVSKTPGAAVLSGAVNGASALTVRVDHLPTDSRYAKIMRVMQDAEQKRPRLRRLGDQLGAVYTPVAVAVALAAWAVSGDPLRFLAVLVVATPCPLLIAIPVALIGAVSLAARRAIIIKDPAVLEKIGTCRVAIFDKTGTLTYGKPSLAELIVGDGFDRGDVLTLVASLERYSKHPLAGAVLDAAIAAKLKTLDASEVGEKPGQGLTGVIGGRRVRVTSRGMLPGTNPKVIAALPPEVGGMECVVLVDDRLAGTLRFRDQPRAEGEPFIRHLGRKHQFDRVLLVSGDRESEAKYLADQVGITEVFAGQTPEQKLEIVRRETAAANTVFMGDGINDAPALTAATVGIAFGQNSDVTAEAAGAVILDATLRKVDELLHISRRLRAIALQSAVGGMALSLVGMVAAAAGYLPPVAGAVFQEAIDVLAVLNALRMAFPPRSLTDY, from the coding sequence ATGACACGACCACAAGATGCGGCTCCTCCGACCGCCCTACCGGGGCGGTTCCAGATTCGCATCGCGGTGCTCGCGGTGGCTTGCATCGCGGTCCACCTCGTGGCCCGGTATATCCTGGCGGATTGGCTACCGACCACAACGCCGGCCGTCTGGAACGCGCCGCTGATTGTGGCTCTCGGGCTGGGTGGGCTGCCACTCCTCTGGGGCCTGCTTCGGGCGCTCGCCCGCGGCGCGTTCGGGTCCGATCTCCTGGCCGGCATCTCCATCGTCACGTCGGTCGTACTCAGCGAATACCTGGCGGGTACGCTGGTCGTGCTCATGCTCTCGGGCGGCCAGGCGCTCGAGGCGTACGCCGTCCGGAAGGCGTCCGCGGTTCTCGCAGCCCTCGCCGGCCGGATGCCGGCCGTGGCCCACCGGAAGGCCGGCGGAGCGGTGGCCGACGTGGCGCTCGATGGGGTCGCCGTCGGGGACGCGCTGGTCGTCTTCCCGCACGAGATCTGCCCGGCCGACGGGACCGTCCTCGAAGGGCACGGGTCGATGAACGAGGCGTATCTGACCGGCGAGCCGTACGAGGTGTCGAAGACCCCGGGCGCGGCCGTTCTGTCCGGGGCGGTGAACGGGGCGTCGGCCCTGACCGTGCGAGTCGATCATCTGCCGACCGACTCCCGCTACGCCAAGATCATGCGGGTGATGCAGGACGCCGAACAGAAGCGGCCCCGGCTCCGCCGGCTCGGCGATCAACTCGGGGCGGTCTACACCCCGGTCGCGGTCGCCGTTGCGCTCGCGGCGTGGGCCGTCAGTGGCGACCCGCTGCGGTTCCTGGCCGTCCTCGTCGTCGCCACCCCGTGCCCGCTGCTAATCGCCATCCCGGTGGCGCTCATCGGGGCGGTGTCCCTGGCCGCCCGCCGGGCGATCATCATCAAGGACCCGGCCGTTCTGGAGAAGATCGGTACCTGTCGGGTCGCCATCTTCGACAAGACCGGGACGCTCACATACGGCAAGCCGTCCCTTGCCGAACTGATCGTCGGGGACGGTTTCGACCGGGGCGACGTCCTCACTCTCGTCGCGAGTCTGGAGCGGTACTCGAAGCACCCCCTGGCCGGGGCCGTGTTGGACGCCGCGATTGCAGCCAAGCTCAAAACGCTCGATGCGTCCGAGGTCGGCGAGAAACCGGGGCAAGGGTTGACGGGCGTGATCGGCGGGCGTCGCGTCCGGGTCACGAGCCGCGGCATGCTCCCCGGCACGAATCCCAAAGTGATCGCCGCTCTCCCGCCGGAAGTCGGCGGCATGGAGTGTGTCGTGTTGGTCGATGACCGACTGGCGGGCACGCTCCGGTTCCGCGACCAACCCCGGGCCGAGGGCGAGCCGTTCATCCGCCACCTGGGCCGGAAGCACCAGTTCGACCGGGTCCTCCTCGTCTCAGGGGATCGCGAGTCCGAGGCGAAGTATCTGGCCGACCAGGTGGGCATCACGGAGGTGTTCGCGGGCCAGACGCCGGAGCAGAAGTTGGAGATCGTCCGCCGGGAGACGGCGGCCGCGAACACCGTGTTCATGGGCGACGGGATCAACGACGCACCGGCGCTGACCGCGGCCACCGTCGGCATCGCGTTCGGGCAGAACAGCGATGTCACGGCCGAGGCGGCCGGGGCCGTGATCCTCGACGCCACCCTGCGGAAGGTGGACGAACTGCTGCACATCAGCCGCCGGTTGCGGGCGATCGCGTTACAGAGCGCCGTCGGCGGGATGGCGCTGAGCCTCGTCGGCATGGTCGCCGCGGCGGCCGGCTACCTGCCCCCCGTGGCCGGGGCGGTGTTTCAGGAGGCCATCGACGTGCTCGCCGTCCTGAACGCACTGCGGATGGCGTTCCCGCCACGGTCGCTGACCGACTACTGA